One region of Gopherus evgoodei ecotype Sinaloan lineage chromosome 23, rGopEvg1_v1.p, whole genome shotgun sequence genomic DNA includes:
- the MRPL45 gene encoding 39S ribosomal protein L45, mitochondrial: MQCGSKMAAPTQRALSRLLLLGRCLQGVEPLLSPTRLTQTSLLVPVRTKRRHFIPPSVSAKDMTQEEQKLKARAAGIVVPYEPPERPINLACTAGIFDPYVPPEGDARLSSLSKEGLRQRAEQLKQSAASQFAILKVKDYDPYFSTRTFPEKAQEIFIEAHNCLTNFNKQKLHSLVTERCYPEMVRGNRYKTIRWSFVESLEPPRVVQIRCPDMVNKGNLYGQVTVRMHTRQTLAIYDRFGRLMYGGEQVPKDVLEYVVFERHLVNPYGSWRLHGKIVPAWAPPKDPIIKTVMVPGPVLDPSQEFDEIQYEIPKPKQTQWYK; this comes from the exons ATGCAATGCGGATCCAAGATGGCGGCCCCCACGCAGCGGGCTTTGTCCCGGCTCCTGCTGCtcgggcggtgcctgcag GGTGTAGAACCCTTACTCAGTCCTACCAGACTGACTCAGACCTCGCTTCTGGTCCCGGTGAGAACAAAGCGACGGCACTTTATCCCTCCTTCTGTCAGTGCCAAGGATAtgactcaggaggagcagaagTTGAAAGCCAGGGCTGCAGGCATTGTGGTCCCTTATGAGCCCCCAGAACGCCCCATCAATCTTGCCTGCACAG CTGGAATTTTTGACCCCTATGTGCCTCCTGAGGGTGATGCCCGCTTGTCTTCTCTGTCAAAGGAGGGGCTGAGGCAAAGAGCAGAGCAGCTGAAGCAGAGTGCCGCTTCACAGTTCGC AATCCTGAAGGTAAAAGATTATGATCCTTACTTCAGCACTAGAACATTCCCCGAGAAGGCCCAGGAGATATTCATTGAAGCTCACAATTGCCTGACAAA TTTCAACAAGCAGAAACTTCACTCCCTGGTGACTGAACGCTGCTACCCG GAAATGGTGCGTGGGAACAGATACAAAACCATCCGCTGGAGCTTTGTGGAGTCGCTGGAGCCTCCCAGAGTGGTTCAGATTCGGTGCCCAGATATGGTGAACAAGGGCAACCTATATGGACAGGTGACAGTCCGCATGCACACCCGACAG ACCTTGGCTATCTATGACCGGTTTGGACGGCTGATGTATGGTGGGGAGCAGGTGCCGAAAGATGTTTTGGAGTATGTCGTATTCGAGAGGCACTTGGTCAACCCTTATGGGTCTTGGAGGCTACATGGCAAGATAGTGCCAGCCTGGGCTCCGCCAAAGGACCCCATTATCAAG ACGGTGATGGTCCCTGGCCCCGTCCTGGACCCCTCACAAGAATTTGATGAGATCCAGTATGAAATTCCAAAGCCCAAACAGACGCAGTGGTACAAATAA